DNA from Triticum aestivum cultivar Chinese Spring chromosome 7D, IWGSC CS RefSeq v2.1, whole genome shotgun sequence:
ttatataatttttttaaatcgtTCATGCATTTAAAATTGTTAGTGTGGTTTTAAGAAAAGTTTTCACGTATTAAAATAATGTTCATAtaaattgaaaaatgttcaccctttctcaaaaaatgttcatgtaattctaaaaagtgttcacatacatacaaatatccgtaatttaaaaaatatttatgctCTTTAAAAAGGTCCATGTGATTTAAAAAGTCTTTATGTGTTTTAAATGGAAGGTTGATGCATTTTGAAAAACAACATGTACAATTTAAAAGTGAATGGGTGTATGAGGGACGACGTATGGACTAGGTGTAAGCCGTAGAACGGGAAGGGCGACTGTCACGTCCAACTTGAGGAGATTAGTTTTAAAAGTATTAGACATTGACTTGTGATGGCGTGGTTCAATGTCAGCTGCGCGCGGAGTAATCGAGATCATCATCATGGGATCAACCACGTCGAAGGCATTGCGTTCTGACAGATTAAAATACTCTTCAAAATATTTAACTATCAGACACTAACTCAAAATAtagcatgttatatatgaaaatttccTGAGAAAAAATGTGTATAAATTTTAAATATATATACATGCATACCTGAAAAATTCTTTCAATGGACTGTTTTCTTACGTCGCATTCATTCGAGTAAGGCACTCAGAGTAAAACAGATCGAGGCTCCAGTCATTAAGATGGCCCTCAAAGTAGCCCTTGACCTCCACCTCTCCTTTCTAACTGGCATTTGCTCAGTATGATGATGAAAACCACAACCTCGTGTACATAATAAAACTTGCAAAATGGCGAAAGGATGAATAGGTTGATGACAATGAGGGGACGGAGCAACTGTGATAAGTGGCGAAATATAAGTTTTgttacccgttgcaacgcacgggcttttttgctattctttccctaataataaagcacggattgactttgttgagttcaccgtcacaatacgctttcttctcatgtcataatacgcttttacgatttataaagacaaactcataatataaacaAGGTGGTACTAATTTAGGGTCCGTTGGTACGTCACGTGTGTTTCTTCGTGCGTTGAACGGCTGGGCCTTCGTCCCGCCTGGCCCTTTCCGTGAAAAATACGTGCCCGATCCGGACTTCACGTTTCGTTTGTGGGCTGGGTTGACTCACGGTCACGGAGGAAGCAGTTCTGTAAAAAGAAATACAGCAGCACGGGCTCTCCTCACCTCAAAAAAAAAAGCACGGGCTCTCCTCCTCGATGCCTACGACAacggcgccggcgccaccacctCGCGCGGCCGCGCGGCCGGTATTCTTCCCCGGCCGTATCCCGAGCCACCACGCGCCTCCTCCCCTGCCGCTCCGCCGCCATGCCGGGACGGCGTACTGGGCCTTGCCGGACGCCGAGGACCAGCGGGTCAATGCCGCCGCCCACTCCGGCCTCCACCACACCAGCCCGAACCATTGCTCGTGGGCGCGTGGGGATGGAGAACCCCAACGGCCACGCGGAAGCTGACGCGGGGGCAGGTCTGGGCAGCGACCCGTCCAGGCTCCCCCACCGTCGCCCTTGGACGCCGTGGAGGCGGGTCTGGGCAGCGACCCGGCCGAGGTTCTCCCACCGCCACCCCCGCATCTCCCGGGGGGCGCCCCTTACGACAGGGCGCAGACAGCCAGCGGATCCGCGTACGGGACCTCCGGCGAGGCAACGGGCTACCAGGCCGCGGGGGCCACggaggacggcgccgccgccgtcgagaTGGCCGATCCCATGGTTCCCTAGCAGTCGTATGAGGATGGTAATGTTGCTGAGGCAGAAGCCTTCTCTATCTGGTTTCGTTGCCTGCCTGCTACTTTGTTGCTAATAGGTTGTTGCTTTCAGTGGAAGAGGCTAGGTTAATTATGGGATGTTGTCACCTTGGATTGCTTAGACGGCGATGCTTGGACCGCACTTATTGAAGAGACGGAGAGGATTGCTGAGGTGAAATTGAAATTGTTGCCTTACCATACAGTGCATTGTTCTCCTTTTTGCAACTTGCTGTATGGATGTGTCATAATTTTCAGCAGCTTATCCTCTTTTTGTGCCCACATGCGTTACATATTCCTGTGGTCATATGCAATCGATCTGTATCTTGTGGACCACAAAGTTATGCCAATCTTTGTTATGCATGGATGGTCACTCGCTCCCTTGTTTTTGTTTAGCACATTTTCTTTCTACATTTCTCTGTCTTGTAGGATCCCAGTATATTTTCTTTTTGACTTCATGGGCCTTGTTCCCTGTAGTAGTTTCATCATTGTCCTACTGTAGTCTTGTCAATCTGTCCTTATTCGTGTTCTAATGGACAACACTAGATATAAATTTGTTCTGTTTGGTTAACAAAATAAAATGGATTTTTAATGATAAACAAATTTATGCTAATGGCATATTTTTGTGTATTCCTGGTCAGAGCGACATATTAAAAATACGGAAAGTGTATGATGCATTCCGTGCGGAGTTCCCTCTGTGCTTTGGCTATTGGAAGAAATATGCAGATCATGAAGGCCGTCTAGATGGTGTCAATAAAGTTTTTGAGGTGTATGAACGGGCAGTTCTTGCAGTTACTTATTCAGTGGACATATGGTGTAATTATTGTCAGTTTGCGATCTCAACATACAATGACCCAGATGTCATCAGAAGGTAGCAATTGAATACCCAAACTATTATAATGAAGTTTTTAACTTCTTTTTATGTCTTGACTTTAGTTAACTACTGCATTTTAGGCTGTATATATATACAGGAATACATGACGAGAAGTGATTTTACAATTCTTAGTACCTGAACATGAATGCTTGATGAAATGCTTTATAATATAGCACTGTATTTTCGCAGTCGTTGTGATAGTGTAGGCCATAGAGATGTTGCATATATTCAAATTTTGGCTTAGGCAGTGTGTTCTTAGACTCCGTGCATGTCTGCTAGTTGTAATGACTAATCTCTCTCCATGAAGTACATAATCTGTTTGACCTTTTTCCTTTTGTAGCAGCTATAATCTGTACTCCCTTCATCTGGGTTTGTAGGGCTTGCACAGGCTTTTAGGTCCTCAACATGCTATATGCCACCGAAAGTATGTCTAGAAACTTCATTCGAATACAAATCCAGTGGTATGCTTTTGCTGGTATATACATATGTTTCGTTAGTCAAATTGTCGAGTTCGTAAAATATCCGCTCATGCCCTATAAACCTGGATAGAGGGAGTATAAGTATTTTCATATAGCCAATATTAGTCATTTAGCGCATTAACTAAGTGGCCAATTTGGAGATCACATGTTTGTGCTATACAAAGTACTGAAGTCTAGATCTTTCAAGAAAAATACAGTCCTCCTTCGTTGCAAATGTAGCTTTCACTGTTTGACCATGCAAACCACCATTCATTTAGTGTTCCTGGAACTATCTAATGTTTCTTTTTCTCGGGATTGATTGTTTCATTCTTTCATCAGCAACTAAACCCACTGTGTTTTTTCCACAGACTGTTTAATCGGGGTTTGGCATATGTTGGAACAGATTATGGTTCCAATACTTTGTGGGATGAGTACATCAAGAATGAAGAATCACTTCAAGCATGGAGTCATCTAGCTGTGGTATACACAAGAATACTAGAGCACCCTATAAAACAGCTTGATCGGTACTTTAATTGGTGAGTCATTGACATTATTTATGCATTTAAGTACTTAAGTATGTTTTCTTGTCAGTTGCCACTTCTACTTGTATTATGACTTATCTACTATGTCATCCTAAAATAGTACAGTGTGCAGGCATCCCAAAATTTCGCTCCAGATGACTCATTTATTCCACTGAAAAACACTCGCTCTAAACAACATCACCATGAAATTATTTGATCTGGCAAGTGTTGTGTGTTGTGTCGGCTCTGATTCAGTTGCAATTGAGTTTGTGTTGTTATCGCGGAAGAATATTGTTCTCACTTATGGTGACTAGAGTAGTGAAATTATGATCAATGACTAGCAATTTATGCTAACTGACTGCTTACTTTGGGGA
Protein-coding regions in this window:
- the LOC123171108 gene encoding pre-mRNA-processing factor 39, whose protein sequence is MPTTTAPAPPPRAAARPVFFPGRIPSHHAPPPLPLRRHAGTAYWALPDAEDQRRPVQAPPPSPLDAVEAGLGSDPAEVLPPPPPHLPGGAPYDRAQTASGSAYGTSGEATGYQAAGATEDGAAAVEMADPMWDVVTLDCLDGDAWTALIEETERIAESDILKIRKVYDAFRAEFPLCFGYWKKYADHEGRLDGVNKVFEVYERAVLAVTYSVDIWCNYCQFAISTYNDPDVIRRLFNRGLAYVGTDYGSNTLWDEYIKNEESLQAWSHLAVVYTRILEHPIKQLDRYFNCVQASQNFAPDDSFIPLKNTRSKQHHHEII